One segment of Panicum virgatum strain AP13 chromosome 3K, P.virgatum_v5, whole genome shotgun sequence DNA contains the following:
- the LOC120701028 gene encoding putative protein TPRXL, with product MASSCDSNSPAVSSSWGTPPPPSSSSSSPSPSSSSSSETTILSSPSPPSSPVAPKPLALPEWHQEGDWDFSFRAASDDSEKMLASEFDAPRLTGPEPWSSSEDNKFSWDGDDEASSSEASGYDDDDDSDDGSCWLVRQQVQGLTAIPGRQG from the coding sequence ATGGCTTCGAGTTGCGATTCCAACTCGCCGGCAGTCTCCTCCTCCTGGGGCACACCACCCCCTCCTTCCTCGTCTAGCTCTTccccctctccttcttcttcttcttcctcggagACGACAATCCTATCGTCTCCGTCTCCTCCGTCCTCCCCTGTAGCTCCCAAGCCCCTTGCCCTCCCTGAGTGGCATCAGGAGGGCGATTGGGACTTCAGTTTCCGCGCCGCTTCCGACGACTCCGAGAAGATGCTCGCCTCGGAGTTCGACGCTCCTCGGCTCACAGGACCCGAGCCGTGGTCCTCTAGCGAGGACAACAAGTTCTCCTGGGACGGGGACGACGAGGCGAGCTCCAGCGAGGCCTCCGgctacgacgacgatgacgactcCGACGACGGCTCGTGCTGGCTCGTGCGGCAGCAAGTTCAAGGACTCACCGCCATACCCGGCCGCCAAGGATGA